Sequence from the Nocardiopsis sp. YSL2 genome:
CGCGCCCGAGGACGCCTCGTCCCGGTACACGCCCTGGATCGTCCGGATCTGGCCCGCGTGCCGACCGAAGACCCTCTCCATCGCATCGGAGATCTCCCCCACCGTCGCCTTGGCCCGGGCCGCGTCGACCGCCGCCGCCAGCAGGTTGTTCGACAGGGCCGCGTCCGCGGTCGACTCGCCCTCCGCCGCGGCCGAGAGCGCGTCCAGGGCCGCCCGCACGCGCGGCTCGTCGCGTTCGGCGCGCAGCCGTGCCAGCTTCTCCAACTGTTCGGCGCGCACCTTGGAGTTGTCGACCTTGAGCACGTCGATCTCGTCATGGGTGTCGGGCCGGTACTTGTTCACACCGATCACCGGCTGGCGCCCCGAGTCGATCCGCGCCTGGGTGCGGGCCGCCGCCTCCTCGATGCGCATCTTGGGCAGGCCCGCCTCGATCGCGGCGGCCATCCCGCCCGCCTTCTCCACCTCCTGGATGTGCTCCCACGCCTTGGCCGCGAGCTCCTGTGTCAGGCGCTCCACGTAGAAGCTCCCGCCCCACGGATCGGCGACCCGGGTCGTACCCGACTCCTGCTGGAGCAGCAGCTGGGTGTTGCGGGCGATGCGGGCGGAGAAGTCGGTGGGCAGCGCCAGGGCCTCGTCCAGGGCGTTGGTGTGCAGCGACTGGGTGTGGCCCTGGGTGGCGGCCATCGCCTCCACGCACGTGCGCGCCACGTTGTTGAACACGTCCTGGGCGGTCAGCGACCACCCCGAGGTCTGCGAGTGCGTACGCAGGCTCAGAGACTTGTCCCGGCCCGCCCCCAGGTCCTTGACCAGGCGCGCCCACAGCAGCCGGGCCGCGCGCAGCTTGGCGACCTCCATGAAGAAGTTCATCCCGATCGCCCAGAAGAACGACAGCCGGGGCGCGAAGGTGTCCACGTCCAGCCCCGACCGCTGCCCGGCGCGGATGTACTCCACCCCGTCGGCCAGGGTGTAGGCCAGCTCCAGGTCGGCCGTGGCCCCGGCCTCCTGCATGTGGTAGCCCGAGATCGAGATCGAGTTGAACCGCGGCATCCGCTGGGAGGTGTAGGCGAAGATGTCGGAGATGATCCGCATCGAGGGGCCCGGCGGGTAGATGTAGGTGTTGCGGACCATGAACTCCTTGAGGATGTCGTTCTGGATGGTCCCCGACAGCTGTTCCGGCGCCACCCCCTGCTCCTCGGCGGCCACGATGTACAGCGCCAGGACCGGCAGCACCGCGCCGTTCATGGTCATGGACACGCTCATCCGGTCCAGCGGGATCCCGTCGAAGAGCTGGCGCATGTCGTAGATGGAGTCGATGGCCACCCCGGCCATGCCCACGTCGCCGGCCACCCGGGGGTGGTCGGAGTCATAGCCGCGGTGGGTGGCCAGGTCGAAGGCGACCGAGAGGCCCTTCTGGCCCGCGGCGAGGTTGCGCCGGTAGAAGGCGTTGGACTCCTGGGCGGTGGAGAACCCGGCGTACTGGCGGATGGTCCAGGGCTGGCTGGCGTACATGGCGGGGTAGGGGCCGCGCAGGTAGGGCGGCAGCCCGGGCAGCCCGTAGACGAAGTCCAGACCCTCGCGGTCGGCGGCGGTGTAGAGCGGCCGCACGCCGATGCCCTCGGGGGTCTCCCATTCCAGGGCGTCGGCGGCCTTGCCGGTATCGGCCTCCACCCCCGCCCGCCACTCGGCCGCCTTGGCGGCGTCGGCGGTGTCCCGGTCTGTGGCGGGTGCGGGCGGGTCGGCCTCGACGGTGGAGAAATCAGGGATCGCCCCGGACTCGGGTCGGTGGTCCTGGGTCATGAGCTCGCCCTCTCGGTGAGTCGGGTGCCGGGGTCGGTGAGCATCACGTCCGCCAGGTCGCTCAGCAGCG
This genomic interval carries:
- the scpA gene encoding methylmalonyl-CoA mutase, translated to MTQDHRPESGAIPDFSTVEADPPAPATDRDTADAAKAAEWRAGVEADTGKAADALEWETPEGIGVRPLYTAADREGLDFVYGLPGLPPYLRGPYPAMYASQPWTIRQYAGFSTAQESNAFYRRNLAAGQKGLSVAFDLATHRGYDSDHPRVAGDVGMAGVAIDSIYDMRQLFDGIPLDRMSVSMTMNGAVLPVLALYIVAAEEQGVAPEQLSGTIQNDILKEFMVRNTYIYPPGPSMRIISDIFAYTSQRMPRFNSISISGYHMQEAGATADLELAYTLADGVEYIRAGQRSGLDVDTFAPRLSFFWAIGMNFFMEVAKLRAARLLWARLVKDLGAGRDKSLSLRTHSQTSGWSLTAQDVFNNVARTCVEAMAATQGHTQSLHTNALDEALALPTDFSARIARNTQLLLQQESGTTRVADPWGGSFYVERLTQELAAKAWEHIQEVEKAGGMAAAIEAGLPKMRIEEAAARTQARIDSGRQPVIGVNKYRPDTHDEIDVLKVDNSKVRAEQLEKLARLRAERDEPRVRAALDALSAAAEGESTADAALSNNLLAAAVDAARAKATVGEISDAMERVFGRHAGQIRTIQGVYRDEASSGADTAGVMERVAARVDAFAENEGRRPRILVAKMGQDGHDRGQKVIATAFADLGFDVDVGPLFQTPAEVAAQAVESDVHVVGVSSLAAGHLTLVPALREELAALGRGDIMIVVGGVIPPADFEALRRAGAAAIFPPGTVIAEAAIDLLDQLEERLAGDGPQEGE